Proteins found in one Zea mays cultivar B73 chromosome 1, Zm-B73-REFERENCE-NAM-5.0, whole genome shotgun sequence genomic segment:
- the LOC100274912 gene encoding uncharacterized protein LOC100274912 has translation MSGGVGPTAGGGITLPSMGAPPPPLHPTPTSPTTRPHHHYYLFSIKQLNTLGAAAVLAFSTTVPLSEIAFAVLLPPYLLVLAWLAFPQRPGKPNPAAPVFPGVGGRLRLALHTAVGFVVGAALPALYILDGLRAGDTAGVAAAAPHAFLLSAQVFTEGIAAAWPGTFSLPVRAAVPVMYSARRMFAASEWLRQELQERDDLGRGPPVPPRRVVAGRALAAANLAFWGLNLFAFLLPFYLPRALRRYYLGNDHEDDGGARAHSKQQQQQQQGEAKKDS, from the coding sequence ATGTCAGGCGGCGTCGGCCCGACGGCGGGGGGCGGCATCACGCTGCCATCCATGGGCGCGCCCCCGCCGCCGCTGCACCCGACGCCCACGTCGCCGACGACGCGCCCGCACCACCACTACTACCTCTTCTCCATCAAGCAGCTCAACACGCTGGGCGCGGCGGCCGTGCTTGCCTTCTCCACCACGGTCCCGCTCTCGGAGATCGCCTTCGCGGTGCTCCTCCCCCCCTACCTCCTCGTCCTCGCCTGGCTCGCCTTCCCGCAGCGCCCGGGGAAGCCCAACCCGGCCGCGCCCGTCTTCCCGGGCGTCGGCGGGCGGCTCCGCCTCGCCTTGCACACCGCGGTGGGGTTCGTCGTCGGCGCCGCGCTCCCGGCGCTCTACATCCTCGACGGCCTCCGGGCCGGGGACACGGCCGGCGTCGCCGCCGCGGCCCCGCACGCGTTCCTCCTCTCCGCGCAGGTGTTCACCGAGGGCATCGCGGCGGCGTGGCCCGGCACCTTCTCGCTCCCCGTCAGGGCCGCCGTGCCCGTGATGTACAGCGCGCGCAGGATGTTCGCGGCGTCCGAGTGGCTGCGCCAGGAGCTGCAGGAGCGGGACGACCTCGGGCGCGGCCCGCCCGTGCCGCCGCGGCGGGTGGTGGCCGGCAGGGCGCTCGCGGCAGCCAACCTCGCCTTCTGGGGGCTCAACCTCTTCGCCTTCCTGCTGCCCTTCTACCTGCCCAGGGCACTCAGGAGATACTATCTCGGCAACGACCATGAGGATGACGGCGGCGCACGCGCGCACtcgaagcagcagcagcagcagcaacagggtGAAGCGAAGAAGGATTCGTAG